The Bacillus sp. SM2101 genome includes a region encoding these proteins:
- a CDS encoding S8 family serine peptidase has product MNRCYLFILLLSFFMTGSTLQFNNPIIIAVIDSGLDRNRLDLHNNIIKPVNLINIDEYPNDETGHGTIVTSLIASKDPSFRIMPIKVTSKFKSTDIEMLAQAIITAVQSGADVINISLGSLATNSKLEDAVNTAKQEGVPIIASSGNDNFVDKLRFPAEYSDVIAVGAVDKNGKLVTNSNVGEKIDFVCLGKDIWVKGLNGRPATMVSGTSVAAPLVTLQVARILQQNTNISFENIIIKLKKEKSVEITGNNMNFFMITDEL; this is encoded by the coding sequence ATGAATAGATGTTACCTATTTATCTTACTATTAAGTTTTTTTATGACTGGCTCTACATTACAGTTTAACAATCCTATCATTATTGCAGTTATAGATAGTGGGTTAGATAGAAATAGATTAGATCTACATAATAATATTATAAAACCAGTCAATTTAATTAATATAGATGAATATCCAAATGATGAAACAGGACATGGTACAATAGTTACCTCCTTAATCGCTAGTAAAGATCCATCATTTAGAATTATGCCTATAAAAGTAACTTCCAAATTTAAAAGTACTGATATAGAAATGCTTGCTCAAGCAATTATAACTGCTGTTCAGAGTGGTGCAGACGTTATTAATATTTCTCTTGGTTCTTTAGCAACTAATAGCAAATTAGAAGATGCCGTTAATACTGCTAAGCAAGAAGGAGTACCCATTATTGCCTCATCTGGGAATGACAATTTTGTAGATAAGTTAAGGTTTCCGGCAGAATATTCCGACGTTATCGCTGTTGGAGCAGTTGATAAAAATGGTAAATTAGTAACCAACTCAAACGTGGGTGAGAAAATTGATTTTGTCTGTTTAGGGAAAGATATATGGGTTAAAGGATTGAATGGACGACCTGCTACGATGGTATCTGGAACATCCGTTGCTGCCCCCTTAGTCACATTACAAGTAGCAAGAATACTTCAGCAAAATACAAATATAAGTTTTGAAAATATCATTATCAAATTAAAAAAAGAAAAATCTGTTGAAATTACGGGTAATAATATGAATTTTTTTATGATTACAGATGAGCTTTAA
- a CDS encoding replication initiation protein, translating to MVDAEVIHEEQLTFDADLVEADIKPYYWVNQSNALINMRQNLSINERRLLYALVSLVQPEHKDFKTYTLQTKELAHLFGISETGFYERIREVVQGLNNKPLSIQRTENNKLVIDDIYWVQRASYKEGQIKIKLSEDLAQFLLNLKSYTKYQLYNVLQLRSEYSWRIYELLKEREPWHQRIIKVKELRSLLGIPDDKLKLMKNFRSVVLEKAKKEISEKTDIRFEYEVHKKIGRTIDSFIFYIYKNTNNIEMNLSEEAVDYDIQLMLSRLVSKGVRREKAVEIIKKYHPKYIEDNLRYVMRMDNQALGNVAGYIVKAIENNYADVSYEVESNDNPLYKLAIGNVASRIKELTGKDIKELEELYDHFIMMIRKVNPETKADIDELAREREKVLFNKFDSINQYRIDNRLPPLSESDLEKTKVIQLYKKWYENHIDEMPF from the coding sequence ATGGTGGATGCAGAAGTAATACATGAGGAGCAACTTACATTTGATGCTGATTTGGTAGAAGCAGATATTAAACCATATTATTGGGTCAACCAGTCGAATGCTTTAATTAATATGAGACAGAACTTATCAATTAATGAAAGAAGACTATTGTATGCTTTGGTGTCTTTGGTTCAGCCTGAACATAAGGACTTTAAAACATACACCTTGCAGACAAAAGAATTGGCTCATTTATTTGGGATATCAGAAACTGGATTCTATGAGCGTATTAGAGAAGTAGTTCAAGGCTTAAATAATAAGCCACTTTCAATTCAAAGGACAGAAAATAATAAACTTGTAATAGATGATATATATTGGGTACAACGTGCCTCATATAAAGAGGGACAAATCAAAATAAAATTATCTGAGGATTTGGCCCAGTTTCTGTTAAATTTAAAATCTTATACTAAGTATCAACTTTATAACGTTTTGCAATTAAGGTCTGAATACTCCTGGAGGATATATGAACTGTTAAAGGAGAGAGAGCCCTGGCATCAACGGATAATTAAAGTAAAAGAGTTAAGATCCTTATTAGGGATACCTGACGATAAGTTAAAGCTCATGAAAAACTTCCGTTCAGTCGTTCTTGAGAAAGCTAAAAAGGAAATTAGTGAGAAAACGGATATCCGTTTTGAATATGAAGTACATAAGAAGATTGGTAGAACAATTGATTCATTCATCTTCTACATTTACAAAAATACGAACAATATTGAAATGAATTTATCTGAAGAAGCTGTTGATTATGACATACAACTTATGTTGAGTCGTTTAGTATCTAAGGGTGTAAGAAGAGAAAAAGCAGTAGAAATTATAAAAAAATACCATCCAAAATACATAGAGGATAACCTACGTTATGTCATGCGAATGGATAATCAAGCGTTAGGCAATGTGGCAGGTTATATAGTAAAAGCTATTGAAAACAATTATGCTGATGTTTCTTATGAAGTAGAAAGTAATGACAATCCATTATATAAATTAGCAATCGGAAACGTGGCTAGTCGAATAAAAGAGTTAACTGGTAAAGACATTAAAGAACTGGAAGAGCTTTATGATCATTTCATTATGATGATTAGGAAAGTAAACCCTGAAACAAAAGCTGATATTGATGAGCTGGCTAGAGAAAGAGAGAAAGTCTTGTTCAACAAATTTGATAGTATTAATCAATATAGAATAGACAATCGATTACCTCCATTATCTGAATCAGATTTAGAAAAAACGAAAGTGATACAATTATATAAGAAATGGTATGAAAACCATATAGATGAAATGCCATTCTAG
- a CDS encoding class III lanthipeptide, which translates to MNNVLNLQKLDQRQKEEGGKFASSFSIGCKVGVE; encoded by the coding sequence ATGAACAATGTTCTTAATTTACAAAAATTGGACCAAAGGCAAAAAGAAGAAGGCGGTAAGTTTGCTAGTTCTTTCAGTATTGGTTGTAAAGTAGGCGTAGAGTAA
- the lanKC gene encoding class III lanthionine synthetase LanKC, with amino-acid sequence MTQRNETQVLSDMRSYEHMKQDFFSLISDKNYYDSLDRYIPNDHLISIVKDKVLSDWKIIRQSIYYHVVNPKQSLPKQGWKIHISSSLLDHESVLRKVIPICIKFDTSFKFMLDKFIISISSDKNYPRSSSGKFITIYPINEAAFKTIIEELYISLKEFNGPYILSDKRYKDCKVLYYRYGGILPDKELDYDGSFVDYLSAPDGQQTPDLRLPYYSEPFWVNDPFETEESLDNSNQTEDETGLMDGRFDVLEAIRFTNSGGVYLAFDNKLKKKVIVKEARPYTGMHNEFVNSMKLREKEWDILNVLKETKVVPDPIALFYEWEHLFLVEGYIEADTLREYIASNSPFLLIDPTEKQLIDFYNNIIKICVNLAKGLEKLHKENVILVDWSPDNIFIKSDFSVMFPDLDGSFIIGKSKKNDAMYSMGFFDSNGTEGKEISVYNDFYGLGCIFLNLLSPHNNMLGIKPNAHKDFLDELVTEFGLPEEIMEIILSLMDDDPSCRPSIQDVITQLEATVVSLSHKFYIKDRISDNIISQTIQGATRFIEETATLKRNDRLYPSDAKMVNSLSISNGALGVAVTLKLINGEIPSQHINWVLKQEITCEKYPQGLYVGLSGIAWALSIIGLKDYATDVMERANNHPLLNKSTDIYTGLSGVGLANLYFWTITRDTSYIKMAKEVGDRLLDTGIKNEKGIYWPSPEGETHIGYSRGSSGTALYLLYLYQATNEQKYLDCGKEALDFDLNNSIKYEGIASFPRRVSNSNIVSPYWAFGTAGVATTVLRYFIVTESKYYKDQLNQIETDTFRKFSLFPGLYNGLSGIGNFLLDCYQFLNEEKYLHRAYDIAKSINSFKILKGDGVAFPGDNLFRINNDFGTGSSGIALFLHRLLNQGSNFNFLVDELILQEKAKNLKLPNENVSSTPINIGEK; translated from the coding sequence ATGACACAAAGGAATGAAACTCAAGTATTGTCGGACATGCGTTCATATGAACATATGAAACAAGATTTTTTTTCATTGATTAGTGATAAAAATTATTATGATTCATTAGATAGATATATTCCAAACGATCATTTAATCTCAATAGTAAAGGATAAAGTACTATCCGATTGGAAAATAATTAGACAAAGTATTTATTACCATGTTGTTAACCCTAAACAATCCCTACCAAAACAGGGCTGGAAAATTCATATTTCATCATCTTTATTAGACCATGAATCTGTACTTCGAAAAGTCATACCAATTTGTATAAAGTTTGATACATCATTTAAATTTATGCTAGATAAATTTATTATTAGTATATCTTCTGATAAGAATTATCCTCGAAGTTCTTCAGGGAAATTTATTACAATATACCCAATTAATGAAGCTGCTTTTAAAACAATAATAGAAGAATTATATATAAGTCTGAAAGAATTTAATGGTCCATACATCCTATCTGATAAAAGATACAAGGATTGTAAAGTACTTTATTATAGATACGGGGGTATATTACCTGACAAAGAATTAGATTATGATGGATCATTTGTAGATTATTTATCTGCACCAGATGGACAACAAACTCCTGATTTAAGATTACCATACTATTCTGAACCCTTTTGGGTTAATGATCCGTTTGAAACCGAGGAAAGTTTGGATAATTCTAATCAAACTGAAGACGAAACGGGTTTAATGGATGGAAGGTTTGATGTATTGGAAGCCATAAGATTTACAAATAGTGGGGGTGTTTATTTAGCTTTTGATAATAAATTAAAGAAAAAGGTTATAGTAAAAGAAGCACGACCATATACAGGTATGCATAATGAGTTTGTTAACTCAATGAAGCTACGAGAAAAGGAATGGGATATATTAAACGTATTAAAAGAGACCAAAGTAGTACCAGATCCAATTGCCTTATTTTATGAATGGGAGCATCTTTTCTTAGTAGAAGGTTACATTGAGGCGGATACTTTAAGGGAATATATTGCATCGAATAGCCCGTTTTTGTTAATTGATCCAACTGAGAAGCAGTTAATAGATTTTTATAACAATATTATAAAAATATGTGTTAATTTAGCTAAAGGTTTAGAAAAACTACACAAAGAAAATGTTATATTAGTAGATTGGTCCCCAGATAATATCTTTATCAAATCTGATTTCAGTGTAATGTTCCCAGATTTAGATGGGTCATTCATAATTGGAAAAAGTAAAAAAAACGATGCAATGTACTCAATGGGTTTTTTTGATAGTAATGGAACAGAGGGGAAGGAAATCTCTGTATATAATGATTTTTATGGTCTAGGTTGTATATTCTTAAACTTATTATCTCCTCATAATAATATGTTGGGAATTAAACCAAATGCACATAAAGATTTCTTAGATGAATTAGTTACCGAGTTTGGTTTACCAGAAGAAATTATGGAAATTATACTGTCTTTAATGGATGATGATCCAAGTTGTCGGCCGTCTATACAGGATGTTATAACTCAACTTGAGGCGACTGTTGTATCCCTTTCCCATAAATTTTATATAAAGGATCGAATTTCTGATAACATTATTTCTCAAACAATTCAGGGTGCTACAAGATTTATTGAAGAAACTGCTACACTTAAACGGAACGATCGCCTTTATCCTTCTGATGCAAAAATGGTCAATTCATTATCTATTTCAAATGGAGCATTAGGAGTAGCTGTTACACTTAAACTAATTAATGGTGAAATACCAAGTCAACATATTAATTGGGTATTAAAACAAGAAATTACATGTGAAAAATATCCTCAAGGACTGTATGTAGGATTATCCGGTATTGCTTGGGCGCTATCAATAATTGGTTTAAAGGATTATGCAACAGATGTAATGGAAAGAGCTAATAATCATCCACTATTGAATAAATCTACTGATATATATACAGGGCTATCAGGTGTAGGACTTGCAAATTTATACTTTTGGACGATTACTAGAGATACATCTTATATAAAAATGGCCAAAGAGGTAGGAGATAGGTTACTTGATACTGGTATTAAAAATGAAAAAGGGATATATTGGCCATCTCCTGAAGGAGAGACTCACATAGGCTATTCCAGAGGTTCTAGTGGTACAGCATTATACCTTCTATACTTGTATCAGGCTACTAATGAACAGAAATATCTGGATTGTGGAAAGGAAGCACTGGATTTTGACTTGAACAATTCTATTAAATATGAAGGAATTGCTTCATTCCCACGTAGAGTTTCAAATAGTAATATAGTTTCTCCATATTGGGCTTTTGGTACAGCAGGTGTAGCAACAACTGTACTAAGATATTTTATTGTTACTGAAAGTAAATATTATAAGGATCAGCTTAACCAAATAGAAACTGATACGTTTAGAAAATTTTCTCTTTTTCCAGGGTTATATAATGGGCTTTCGGGTATAGGAAATTTTTTATTAGACTGTTACCAATTCCTTAATGAAGAAAAATATTTACATAGGGCATATGATATTGCAAAGAGTATTAATTCTTTTAAAATATTAAAGGGGGATGGCGTAGCGTTTCCAGGGGATAATTTGTTCAGAATTAATAACGACTTTGGAACAGGTTCTAGTGGTATAGCCTTATTCCTTCATAGGTTGTTGAATCAAGGTTCAAATTTTAATTTTTTAGTGGATGAGCTAATACTGCAGGAAAAAGCAAAAAATTTAAAGCTACCAAATGAAAATGTAAGCAGCACGCCAATAAATATAGGTGAAAAATGA
- a CDS encoding MFS transporter, which translates to MINNTQREKKSIYLNLIKNRTLMLLWSGQSISIIGDAFFDLAVIWVVYSQSQSVLQTAVIGALSHLSTAIFSLVAGTVADRMNRKKVMVYTNVIASLVLFCVATIVLVFGYLPFSVALVSVLLLNILNTFLSPCEASIMPEIVGKEQLATAYGIFSSIGQTAALLGNAVAGVIIAGIGAGWSITIDAVTFMIVALLIGIARIPKNKIYKSNSNKDKSFTFSLITDIKDGWNYIKLFPLIKTILWLYLMINIISFMPPLYPALVDQQLNGNASVFGFIHVVSLIGGITGGLVTGSVVRKLKLKSIVGLLWILAGLCTLGISFSTFVPLTLFLMFGQTFFVSISSIYLSTLQMSIVSQEYRGRVWGIVRTFAIITMPVSTLIAGILGDIIGVPILFTAAGFWIILMGVFAGLNHHLRNAHILEESVHKASSS; encoded by the coding sequence ATGATTAATAACACTCAAAGAGAGAAGAAGTCTATTTATCTAAACCTAATAAAGAATAGAACATTAATGTTATTATGGTCAGGCCAGTCTATTTCTATAATTGGGGATGCTTTTTTTGACTTAGCAGTGATTTGGGTGGTTTATTCTCAAAGTCAATCGGTTCTTCAAACCGCTGTAATAGGAGCTCTTTCACATTTGTCAACCGCTATCTTTTCTCTCGTAGCAGGTACCGTTGCTGATCGTATGAATAGAAAAAAAGTAATGGTCTATACAAATGTAATAGCTTCATTGGTGTTGTTTTGTGTAGCAACTATCGTATTAGTTTTTGGTTACTTGCCTTTTTCGGTAGCGCTTGTATCCGTGCTCTTATTAAACATTTTAAATACATTTTTATCTCCATGTGAAGCATCGATAATGCCTGAAATTGTAGGGAAAGAACAATTAGCCACTGCTTATGGTATTTTTTCTTCAATTGGGCAAACTGCTGCATTATTAGGCAATGCTGTTGCAGGGGTAATAATTGCAGGTATCGGTGCTGGCTGGTCAATTACTATTGACGCAGTCACTTTTATGATAGTAGCTTTACTTATCGGAATAGCAAGAATCCCTAAGAATAAAATCTATAAATCTAATTCAAACAAAGATAAATCATTTACCTTTTCTCTAATAACAGATATAAAGGATGGCTGGAACTATATAAAATTGTTTCCATTAATTAAGACTATTTTATGGTTATACCTAATGATTAACATTATATCTTTTATGCCTCCTCTATACCCAGCATTAGTAGATCAACAGTTAAATGGAAACGCATCAGTATTTGGATTTATTCATGTTGTTAGTTTAATTGGAGGAATTACTGGGGGATTAGTTACAGGGAGTGTTGTTCGTAAGCTCAAATTAAAATCAATTGTTGGGCTATTATGGATTCTAGCAGGATTATGTACATTAGGAATATCATTCTCTACTTTTGTTCCGTTAACATTATTCCTTATGTTCGGTCAAACCTTCTTTGTATCAATAAGTTCAATATATTTAAGTACTTTACAAATGTCTATAGTCTCACAAGAATATCGTGGTCGTGTATGGGGGATAGTAAGAACTTTTGCAATCATTACTATGCCAGTATCAACCCTAATAGCTGGAATATTGGGAGATATTATTGGAGTACCGATTCTTTTCACTGCTGCAGGTTTTTGGATCATTTTGATGGGAGTCTTTGCAGGGCTAAACCATCACCTTAGAAATGCACATATTTTAGAAGAGAGTGTACATAAAGCCTCATCTTCATAG
- a CDS encoding helix-turn-helix domain-containing protein, which translates to MAAKKKIIGLRIKEQREILNMTQKQLCEGICSQAHLSRIEHGSTYPTTYIVEKIANRINVDINRLLGDVTLYQNHYIEQFNIEVQKSLAKSDYEDVALIIKREENNPIFFSGENLRVFLRYKAIIMYFYYKNPDESLNIINKVLLIDQPENSYNYLDIEIKSLKANIIFNQGDIKQSINIYEDIMESIKNMEKINYGKLYNRITYNYSRILFAFKDYNKSLTICLKGISYSKNIFSMYYLDHLYHLKAEIHWKLNEKNLCKRSLKLAYSFAEVLDNEQILSKVKKSLDNFFNNN; encoded by the coding sequence TTGGCAGCTAAAAAAAAGATAATCGGTCTAAGGATTAAAGAGCAGAGAGAAATATTAAATATGACACAAAAACAACTTTGTGAAGGGATATGTTCTCAAGCTCACTTAAGCCGCATTGAACATGGCTCAACCTACCCCACTACATATATAGTTGAGAAAATAGCTAATAGAATAAATGTGGATATTAATCGTTTACTGGGAGATGTTACTTTATATCAGAACCATTACATTGAACAGTTCAATATTGAGGTTCAAAAATCCTTAGCTAAAAGTGATTATGAGGATGTAGCTCTAATTATTAAAAGAGAAGAAAACAACCCTATATTTTTCTCAGGAGAAAATCTTCGAGTTTTTCTACGTTATAAAGCAATTATAATGTATTTTTACTATAAAAATCCTGATGAATCATTGAATATAATAAACAAAGTTCTACTAATAGATCAACCAGAAAACTCTTATAATTATCTAGATATCGAAATCAAAAGTTTAAAGGCAAATATTATTTTCAATCAAGGGGATATTAAGCAATCTATTAATATATATGAAGATATAATGGAATCAATAAAAAATATGGAGAAAATCAATTACGGAAAATTGTATAACCGAATTACATATAATTACTCAAGAATACTATTTGCATTTAAGGACTATAACAAATCACTAACTATCTGCTTAAAAGGTATATCTTATTCAAAAAATATCTTCAGTATGTATTACTTAGATCATCTTTATCATTTAAAAGCTGAAATTCATTGGAAATTGAATGAAAAAAATCTGTGCAAAAGATCATTAAAACTAGCTTATTCATTTGCTGAAGTATTGGATAATGAACAAATCTTATCCAAGGTGAAAAAATCATTAGATAATTTTTTTAATAATAATTAA
- a CDS encoding MFS transporter, whose translation MFKELHSNIRIRIYTSFLSRVIGAMIFPFMAIYFTLKLNATYAGILLMIQIIIQFISSLYGGYFADTIGRKKMMVIGEWMKVFAFLGMIIANSPWITSPWITFLMLVIMGISSGVVNPAADAMLIDVSTKKTRAFMYSVNYWAVNLSIMLGLMIGGLLFKNYFFELLITLFIISLITLWMTTVLIKETYSSKKKPFENIKLYGLKPIIQSYKTVIRDIPFVLFTLGGIAIFSIEFQRNNFISIRLEEEIIPKAITLFGNIQFSLDGVKLLSLLVIENTLIIVLLTSFVSKWIKNKSEQPIMYFGFLLFGLGYAVLAFSNHIIGLFVAVVVLSIGELLYVPTRQSLLADIVDDSRRGAYMAFNGFVFQIGKLFGALGIIVGEAVGGINMAILIVLFSFIGIIFTRLALDKVDKYAKVKSFT comes from the coding sequence TTGTTTAAAGAACTACACTCAAATATTCGTATTAGAATTTATACTTCTTTCTTAAGTAGAGTTATAGGTGCGATGATTTTCCCATTTATGGCAATTTATTTTACTTTAAAGTTAAATGCTACCTATGCAGGGATTTTATTAATGATTCAAATTATCATCCAATTTATCTCAAGTCTTTACGGTGGGTATTTTGCTGATACAATCGGTAGAAAAAAAATGATGGTTATCGGAGAATGGATGAAGGTATTTGCATTCCTTGGAATGATTATTGCGAACTCTCCTTGGATTACATCACCATGGATCACATTTCTAATGTTAGTGATTATGGGGATTTCTTCAGGTGTTGTAAACCCAGCAGCAGATGCAATGCTTATAGATGTTAGTACAAAAAAAACTAGAGCATTCATGTATTCTGTTAACTACTGGGCTGTGAATTTATCGATAATGTTAGGATTAATGATCGGAGGTCTCCTGTTTAAAAACTATTTTTTTGAACTATTAATCACTCTTTTTATTATATCTTTGATAACACTGTGGATGACAACTGTACTAATAAAAGAAACATACTCATCAAAAAAGAAACCTTTTGAAAATATTAAATTATACGGGCTAAAACCTATTATTCAAAGTTATAAAACTGTAATACGAGATATACCATTTGTACTATTTACACTAGGTGGCATTGCAATTTTTTCAATTGAATTTCAAAGGAACAACTTTATTTCAATCAGACTGGAAGAGGAAATTATACCTAAAGCAATCACATTATTCGGAAATATACAATTTTCATTAGACGGAGTAAAGCTTTTAAGTTTACTAGTAATTGAAAACACACTAATTATTGTCTTACTTACTAGTTTTGTATCAAAGTGGATCAAAAATAAATCTGAACAACCAATTATGTATTTTGGCTTTTTGTTATTTGGTCTTGGTTATGCCGTTCTTGCTTTTTCTAACCACATAATTGGGCTATTCGTTGCAGTCGTTGTTTTATCAATAGGGGAGCTCTTGTATGTTCCTACCAGACAGTCTCTTCTAGCTGATATTGTCGATGACAGTCGTAGAGGGGCTTATATGGCCTTTAATGGTTTTGTATTTCAAATTGGAAAATTATTTGGAGCGCTAGGAATTATTGTTGGTGAAGCTGTAGGAGGAATTAATATGGCAATTTTAATTGTATTATTCTCCTTCATCGGTATAATATTTACACGATTAGCACTTGATAAGGTAGATAAATATGCGAAAGTAAAATCATTTACTTAG
- a CDS encoding helix-turn-helix transcriptional regulator yields the protein MDNQRIGLKIKELRISNNMTQEELADGIITRGFLSRLERGLAIPSIETLSQIAQKLNSSIADLMDTVDNVGSIPNNKIDQTNNTTTLDYIELKIEEREFKHAKKLLDKYEESYTTSYNQINHGRYLYLKAFLLWEERNIKLAQKFIDESIDILKFEDSELIKVFNLKGIICFHLNKHEEALNLFIKSLSLSFKYPSNVKHKINTNLNLGVLYTHLKEYTSAIYYLNEAERLNVSSDLMYKASDIFLTLGVCFKRIKRHKKSEFFYQKALSISNIKADLNIKAAALTNLSVLMRELEDLDLALTYIKEAISIYKSVGKEQLEISAYINYLKTLILVNNFEEIEKVFIYLEEKLNVFTKQQLATFYHIKFNFILINSKNEESEKMNYFDKSLQLYKDLNLIEEQISLYKDAIEYYINNDSAKALHLYKSLSILLK from the coding sequence ATGGACAATCAAAGAATTGGACTAAAGATTAAAGAATTAAGAATATCAAATAATATGACACAAGAAGAGTTAGCAGATGGAATTATAACAAGAGGATTTCTTAGTAGATTAGAGAGAGGATTAGCCATCCCATCAATAGAAACACTAAGTCAAATTGCCCAAAAGCTAAATAGTAGTATTGCTGACTTAATGGATACTGTAGATAATGTAGGTTCAATACCTAACAATAAAATAGATCAGACGAATAACACCACCACTTTAGATTACATAGAATTAAAAATAGAGGAACGAGAATTCAAACATGCAAAAAAACTATTGGATAAATATGAGGAAAGTTATACTACTTCGTATAACCAAATAAATCACGGAAGGTACTTATACTTAAAAGCTTTCCTATTGTGGGAAGAAAGAAATATTAAGCTTGCTCAAAAATTTATAGATGAATCCATAGATATTTTGAAATTTGAAGATAGTGAACTTATCAAAGTATTTAATTTAAAAGGAATAATTTGTTTTCATTTAAACAAACATGAAGAAGCTTTAAATCTATTCATTAAATCATTAAGCTTATCATTTAAATATCCCTCAAATGTAAAGCATAAAATAAATACAAATTTAAATTTAGGTGTACTATATACTCATTTAAAAGAATATACAAGTGCAATATACTATCTAAATGAAGCTGAAAGATTAAATGTTTCATCAGATTTAATGTATAAAGCTTCAGATATTTTTTTAACCTTAGGGGTATGTTTTAAAAGGATTAAAAGGCACAAAAAGTCTGAATTTTTTTATCAAAAAGCTTTAAGTATTTCTAATATAAAAGCTGATTTGAATATAAAAGCTGCTGCTTTAACCAATTTATCTGTCTTAATGAGAGAATTAGAAGACTTAGATTTAGCCCTTACTTATATCAAAGAAGCAATTAGCATCTACAAGAGCGTTGGAAAAGAACAATTAGAAATTTCGGCCTATATAAACTATTTAAAAACTCTAATACTCGTGAACAATTTTGAAGAAATTGAAAAGGTATTCATATATTTGGAAGAAAAATTAAATGTTTTCACAAAACAACAATTAGCCACTTTTTATCATATTAAATTCAATTTTATATTAATAAATAGCAAGAATGAAGAATCGGAAAAAATGAATTATTTCGATAAGTCTTTGCAGTTATACAAAGATCTTAATCTAATAGAAGAACAAATCTCTTTATATAAAGATGCTATTGAGTACTATATTAACAATGATTCGGCAAAAGCTTTACATCTATATAAAAGTCTTTCTATTTTACTCAAATAG
- a CDS encoding MoaD/ThiS family protein: MNVKVKFSGALAGQSSSIVWEVSEGNLQNVMTELKVKNLKLYNKITDGNDNIKAFVGVYLNGSKVEGEFQNIRIEPNDEVLFIGSVAGG, translated from the coding sequence ATGAATGTTAAAGTGAAATTTTCAGGAGCTCTTGCTGGACAGTCATCCTCTATAGTATGGGAAGTATCAGAAGGAAACTTACAGAACGTGATGACTGAATTAAAAGTTAAAAATCTTAAACTGTACAATAAAATCACTGATGGTAACGATAACATAAAAGCATTTGTTGGTGTGTACTTAAATGGCTCTAAAGTAGAAGGTGAATTTCAAAATATTAGGATAGAACCGAATGATGAAGTTCTATTTATTGGAAGTGTAGCAGGGGGTTGA